From a region of the Marmota flaviventris isolate mMarFla1 chromosome 13, mMarFla1.hap1, whole genome shotgun sequence genome:
- the Grhpr gene encoding glyoxylate reductase/hydroxypyruvate reductase isoform X1 → MRLARLMKVFITRRIPPEGRAALAQATDCEVEQWDSDEPIPSKELERHVVGAHGLLCLLSDRVDKGILDAAGANLKVISTLSVGVDHLALDEIKKRGIRVGYTPDVLTDATAELAVSLLLTTCRRLPEAMEEVKNGGWTSWKPLWMCGYGLTQSTVGIVGLGRIGQAIAQRLKPFGVQRFLYTGRQPKPQEAAELQAEFVPIAQLAAESDFIVVACSLTPATKGLCNRDFFQKMKKTAVFVNISRGDVVNQDDLYQALASGQIAAAGLDVTTPEPLPTDHPLLTLKNCVILPHVGSATYRTRNIMSLLAANNLLAGLRGEPMPSELKL, encoded by the exons ATGAGGCTGGCGAGACTCATGAAGGTGTTCATTACTCGCAGGATCCCTCCCGAGGGCAGAGCCGCGCTCGCCCAGGCCACAGA CTGCGAGGTGGAGCAGTGGGATTCAGATGAGCCCATCCCCAGCAAGGAACTGGAGCGTCATGTGGTGGGGGCCCACGGCCTGCTCTGCCTCCTCTCTGATCGCGTGGACAAGGGTATCCTAGATGCTGCAG GGGCCAACCTCAAAGTCATCAGCACTCTGTCCGTGGGCGTCGACCACTTGGCTTTGGATGAAATCAAGAAGCG TGGGATCCGGGTGGGCTACACCCCAGATGTTCTGACAGATGCCACTGCAGAACTTGCTGTCTCTCTGCTACTCACCACCTGCCGCCGGTTGCCAGAGGCCATGGAGGAAGTAAAGAA TGGTGGCTGGACCTCATGGAAACCCCTATGGATGTGTGGCTACGGACTCACGCAGAGCACTGTGGGCATCGTGGGGCTGGGGCGCATAG GTCAGGCCATTGCACAGCGTCTGAAACCATTTGGTGTCCAGAGATTTCTGTACACAGGGCGCCAGCCCAAGCCTCAGGAAGCAGCAGAACTCCAGGCGGAGTTTG TGCCCATTGCCCAACTGGCCGCGGAGTCTGACTTCATCGTCGTAGCCTGCTCCTTAACCCCTGCAACTAAGGGCCTCTGCAACAGGGACTTCTTCCAGAAGATGAAGAAAACTGCCGTGTTTGTCAACATCAGCAG GGGAGATGTTGTAAACCAGGATGACCTGTACCAAGCTTTGGCCAGTGGTCAGATTGCAGCTGCTGGACTGGACGTGACGACCCCGGAACCACTGCCTACAGACCACCCACTCCTGACCCTGAAGAACTGTG TCATCCTACCCCACGTAGGCAGTGCCACCTACAGAACTCGCAACATCATGTCCTTGTTGGCGGCTAACAACTTGCTAGCTGGTCTGAGAGGGGAGCCAATGCCCAGTGAACTCAAGCTATAG
- the Grhpr gene encoding glyoxylate reductase/hydroxypyruvate reductase isoform X2 encodes MSCEVEQWDSDEPIPSKELERHVVGAHGLLCLLSDRVDKGILDAAGANLKVISTLSVGVDHLALDEIKKRGIRVGYTPDVLTDATAELAVSLLLTTCRRLPEAMEEVKNGGWTSWKPLWMCGYGLTQSTVGIVGLGRIGQAIAQRLKPFGVQRFLYTGRQPKPQEAAELQAEFVPIAQLAAESDFIVVACSLTPATKGLCNRDFFQKMKKTAVFVNISRGDVVNQDDLYQALASGQIAAAGLDVTTPEPLPTDHPLLTLKNCVILPHVGSATYRTRNIMSLLAANNLLAGLRGEPMPSELKL; translated from the exons ATGAG CTGCGAGGTGGAGCAGTGGGATTCAGATGAGCCCATCCCCAGCAAGGAACTGGAGCGTCATGTGGTGGGGGCCCACGGCCTGCTCTGCCTCCTCTCTGATCGCGTGGACAAGGGTATCCTAGATGCTGCAG GGGCCAACCTCAAAGTCATCAGCACTCTGTCCGTGGGCGTCGACCACTTGGCTTTGGATGAAATCAAGAAGCG TGGGATCCGGGTGGGCTACACCCCAGATGTTCTGACAGATGCCACTGCAGAACTTGCTGTCTCTCTGCTACTCACCACCTGCCGCCGGTTGCCAGAGGCCATGGAGGAAGTAAAGAA TGGTGGCTGGACCTCATGGAAACCCCTATGGATGTGTGGCTACGGACTCACGCAGAGCACTGTGGGCATCGTGGGGCTGGGGCGCATAG GTCAGGCCATTGCACAGCGTCTGAAACCATTTGGTGTCCAGAGATTTCTGTACACAGGGCGCCAGCCCAAGCCTCAGGAAGCAGCAGAACTCCAGGCGGAGTTTG TGCCCATTGCCCAACTGGCCGCGGAGTCTGACTTCATCGTCGTAGCCTGCTCCTTAACCCCTGCAACTAAGGGCCTCTGCAACAGGGACTTCTTCCAGAAGATGAAGAAAACTGCCGTGTTTGTCAACATCAGCAG GGGAGATGTTGTAAACCAGGATGACCTGTACCAAGCTTTGGCCAGTGGTCAGATTGCAGCTGCTGGACTGGACGTGACGACCCCGGAACCACTGCCTACAGACCACCCACTCCTGACCCTGAAGAACTGTG TCATCCTACCCCACGTAGGCAGTGCCACCTACAGAACTCGCAACATCATGTCCTTGTTGGCGGCTAACAACTTGCTAGCTGGTCTGAGAGGGGAGCCAATGCCCAGTGAACTCAAGCTATAG
- the Grhpr gene encoding glyoxylate reductase/hydroxypyruvate reductase isoform X3, giving the protein MEEVKNGGWTSWKPLWMCGYGLTQSTVGIVGLGRIGQAIAQRLKPFGVQRFLYTGRQPKPQEAAELQAEFVPIAQLAAESDFIVVACSLTPATKGLCNRDFFQKMKKTAVFVNISRGDVVNQDDLYQALASGQIAAAGLDVTTPEPLPTDHPLLTLKNCVILPHVGSATYRTRNIMSLLAANNLLAGLRGEPMPSELKL; this is encoded by the exons ATGGAGGAAGTAAAGAA TGGTGGCTGGACCTCATGGAAACCCCTATGGATGTGTGGCTACGGACTCACGCAGAGCACTGTGGGCATCGTGGGGCTGGGGCGCATAG GTCAGGCCATTGCACAGCGTCTGAAACCATTTGGTGTCCAGAGATTTCTGTACACAGGGCGCCAGCCCAAGCCTCAGGAAGCAGCAGAACTCCAGGCGGAGTTTG TGCCCATTGCCCAACTGGCCGCGGAGTCTGACTTCATCGTCGTAGCCTGCTCCTTAACCCCTGCAACTAAGGGCCTCTGCAACAGGGACTTCTTCCAGAAGATGAAGAAAACTGCCGTGTTTGTCAACATCAGCAG GGGAGATGTTGTAAACCAGGATGACCTGTACCAAGCTTTGGCCAGTGGTCAGATTGCAGCTGCTGGACTGGACGTGACGACCCCGGAACCACTGCCTACAGACCACCCACTCCTGACCCTGAAGAACTGTG TCATCCTACCCCACGTAGGCAGTGCCACCTACAGAACTCGCAACATCATGTCCTTGTTGGCGGCTAACAACTTGCTAGCTGGTCTGAGAGGGGAGCCAATGCCCAGTGAACTCAAGCTATAG
- the Zbtb5 gene encoding zinc finger and BTB domain-containing protein 5 isoform X2, protein MDFPGHFEQIFQQLNYQRLHGQLCDCVIVVGNRHFKAHRSVLAACSTHFRALFSVAEGDQTMNMIQLDSEVVTAEAFAALIDMMYTSTLMLGESNVMDVLLAASHLHLNSVVKACKHYLTTRTLPMSPPSERVQEQSARMQRSFMLQQLGLSIVSSALNSSQSGEEQPAPMSSSMRSNLDQRTPFPMRRLHKRKQSAEERARQRLRPSMDESAISDVTAENGPSGVHSREEFFSPDSLKIVDNPKADGMNDNQEDSTMMFDQTFGAQEDAQVPSQSDNSAGNMAQLSMASRATQVETTFEQEAATEKSGFQCENPEVGLGEKEHMRVVVKSEPLSSPEPQDEVSDVTSQAEGSESVEVEGVVVSAEKIDLSPESSDRSFSDPQSSTDRPFMSLSCGLG, encoded by the exons ATGGATTTTCCTGGTCACTTTGAGCAGATCTTCCAGCAGTTGAATTACCAGAGACTTCATGGCCAGCTGTGTGATTGTGTCATTGTAGTGGGGAATAGACATTTTAAAGCCCACCGCTCTGTGCTGGCAGCATGCAGCACACATTTTCGAGCTCTGTTCTCAGTGGCAGAGGGAGATCAGACCATGAACATGATCCAGCTGGATAGCGAGGTAGTGACAGCGGAGGCCTTTGCTGCGCTGATTGACATGATGTATACCTCCACCCTCATGCTGGGGGAGAGCAATGTTATGGATGTCTTATTGGCAGCCTCTCACCTGCATTTGAACTCCGTTGTTAAGGCATGTAAACATTACCTAACAACAAGGACGCTGCCCATGTCTCCCCCCAGTGAGCGCGTTCAAGAGCAGAGTGCCCGCATGCAGCGCTCTTTTATGCTGCAGCAGCTGGGACTAAGCATTGTGAGCTCAGCCCTCAATTCCAGCCAGAGTGGTGAGGAACAGCCAGCCCCCATGAGCTCATCGATGCGCAGTAACCTGGACCAGCGGACACCCTTCCCTATGAGGCGCCTTCATAAGCGCAAGCAGTCTGCAGAGGAGCGGGCCAGACAGCGCCTCCGCCCCTCCATGGATGAGTCTGCCATTTCAGATGTCACAGCCGAGAATGGGCCTTCAGGGGTTCATTCTCGGGAGGAGTTCTTTTCACCAGATTCCCTGAAAATTGTGGATAATCCTAAAGCTGATGGAATGAATGACAACCAGGAAGATAGTACTATGATGTTTGACCAGACTTTTGGTGCTCAAGAAGATGCCCAGGTGCCTAGCCAGTCTGACAACAGTGCTGGTAACATGGCACAGTTGTCCATGGCCTCTCGTGCAACTCAGGTTGAGACTACTTTTGAGCAGGAAGCTGCAACTGAGAAAAGTGGCTTCCAATGTGAGAATCCTGAGGTTGGCCTTGGTGAGAAGGAGCACATGAGAGTGGTGGTAAAATCTGAGCCTCTGAGCTCACCTGAGCCTCAGGATGAAGTGAGTGATGTGACCTCTCAAGCAGAAGGCAGTGAGTCCGTAGAAGTGGAAGGAGTTGTTGTTAGTGCAGAGAAGATAGACCTCAGCCCTGAAAGTAGTGATCGGAGTTTTTCAGATCCCCAGTCCAGCACGGACAGG CCCTTCATGTCTTTGAGCTGTGGACTTGGGTGA
- the Zbtb5 gene encoding zinc finger and BTB domain-containing protein 5 isoform X1: MDFPGHFEQIFQQLNYQRLHGQLCDCVIVVGNRHFKAHRSVLAACSTHFRALFSVAEGDQTMNMIQLDSEVVTAEAFAALIDMMYTSTLMLGESNVMDVLLAASHLHLNSVVKACKHYLTTRTLPMSPPSERVQEQSARMQRSFMLQQLGLSIVSSALNSSQSGEEQPAPMSSSMRSNLDQRTPFPMRRLHKRKQSAEERARQRLRPSMDESAISDVTAENGPSGVHSREEFFSPDSLKIVDNPKADGMNDNQEDSTMMFDQTFGAQEDAQVPSQSDNSAGNMAQLSMASRATQVETTFEQEAATEKSGFQCENPEVGLGEKEHMRVVVKSEPLSSPEPQDEVSDVTSQAEGSESVEVEGVVVSAEKIDLSPESSDRSFSDPQSSTDRVGDIHILEVTNNLEHKSTFSISNFLNKSRGSNFSANQNNDDNIPNTTSDCRLEGEAPYLLSPEAGPAGGPSSAPGSHVENPFSEPADSHFVRPMQEVMGLPCVQTSGYQGEQFGMDFSRSGLGLHSSFSRVMMGSPRGGASNFPYYRRIAPKMPVVTSVRSSQIPENSASSQLMMNGTTSSFENGHPSQPGPPQLTRASADVLSKCKKALSEHNVLVVEGARKYACKICCKTFLTLTDCKKHIRVHTGEKPYACLKCGKRFSQSSHLYKHSKTTCLRWQSSNLPSTLL, from the coding sequence ATGGATTTTCCTGGTCACTTTGAGCAGATCTTCCAGCAGTTGAATTACCAGAGACTTCATGGCCAGCTGTGTGATTGTGTCATTGTAGTGGGGAATAGACATTTTAAAGCCCACCGCTCTGTGCTGGCAGCATGCAGCACACATTTTCGAGCTCTGTTCTCAGTGGCAGAGGGAGATCAGACCATGAACATGATCCAGCTGGATAGCGAGGTAGTGACAGCGGAGGCCTTTGCTGCGCTGATTGACATGATGTATACCTCCACCCTCATGCTGGGGGAGAGCAATGTTATGGATGTCTTATTGGCAGCCTCTCACCTGCATTTGAACTCCGTTGTTAAGGCATGTAAACATTACCTAACAACAAGGACGCTGCCCATGTCTCCCCCCAGTGAGCGCGTTCAAGAGCAGAGTGCCCGCATGCAGCGCTCTTTTATGCTGCAGCAGCTGGGACTAAGCATTGTGAGCTCAGCCCTCAATTCCAGCCAGAGTGGTGAGGAACAGCCAGCCCCCATGAGCTCATCGATGCGCAGTAACCTGGACCAGCGGACACCCTTCCCTATGAGGCGCCTTCATAAGCGCAAGCAGTCTGCAGAGGAGCGGGCCAGACAGCGCCTCCGCCCCTCCATGGATGAGTCTGCCATTTCAGATGTCACAGCCGAGAATGGGCCTTCAGGGGTTCATTCTCGGGAGGAGTTCTTTTCACCAGATTCCCTGAAAATTGTGGATAATCCTAAAGCTGATGGAATGAATGACAACCAGGAAGATAGTACTATGATGTTTGACCAGACTTTTGGTGCTCAAGAAGATGCCCAGGTGCCTAGCCAGTCTGACAACAGTGCTGGTAACATGGCACAGTTGTCCATGGCCTCTCGTGCAACTCAGGTTGAGACTACTTTTGAGCAGGAAGCTGCAACTGAGAAAAGTGGCTTCCAATGTGAGAATCCTGAGGTTGGCCTTGGTGAGAAGGAGCACATGAGAGTGGTGGTAAAATCTGAGCCTCTGAGCTCACCTGAGCCTCAGGATGAAGTGAGTGATGTGACCTCTCAAGCAGAAGGCAGTGAGTCCGTAGAAGTGGAAGGAGTTGTTGTTAGTGCAGAGAAGATAGACCTCAGCCCTGAAAGTAGTGATCGGAGTTTTTCAGATCCCCAGTCCAGCACGGACAGGGTAGGTGATATCCACATTTTGGAAGTTACAAATAACCTAGAACATAAGTCCACTTTTAGTATTTCAAATTTTCTCAACAAGAGCAGAGGAAGTAACTTTAGTGCGAATCAAAACAATGATGATAACATTCCAAACACCACTAGTGACTGCAGGCTCGAGGGCGAGGCCCCTTACTTGTTAAGTCCAGAGGCTGGGCCTGCAGGCGGGCCCTCCTCTGCCCCTGGCTCCCATGTGGAGAACCCATTCAGTGAGCCTGCAGACTCCCACTTTGTCAGGCCCATGCAGGAGGTGATGGGCCTACCCTGTGTGCAGACTTCAGGCTACCAAGGAGAACAGTTTGGGATGGATTTTTCCAGGTCTGGTTTGGGCCTCCACTCCTCCTTCTCCAGGGTAATGATGGGTTCCCCCCGAGGAGGAGCCAGTAACTTTCCATACTACCGCCGCATAGCTCCCAAAATGCCAGTTGTAACTTCTGTCAGGAGCTCACAAATCCCGGAAAACTCTGCCAGTTCCCAGCTAATGATGAATGGGACCACATCCTCATTTGAAAATGGCCATCCCTCCCAGCCTGGCCCCCCACAGTTGACCAGGGCATCTGCTGATGTCCTATCAAAGTGCAAGAAGGCCTTATCAGAACACAATGTCTTGGTTGTAGAAGGAGCTCGCAAGTATGCCTGCAAAATCTGCTGCAAAACTTTTCTGACTTTGACAGATTGCAAGAAGCACATCCGCGTTCACACAGGTGAAAAGCCGTATGCCTGCCTGAAGTGTGGCAAGAGGTTTAGTCAGTCCAGCCACCTGTATAAACATTCCAAGACTACCTGCCTGCGCTGGCAGAGCAGCAATCTTCCTAGCACTTTGCTCTGA